One genomic region from Nocardioides plantarum encodes:
- a CDS encoding AI-2E family transporter has product MAPTPEPRPDTAPRTPGTPPPRRPEVIGNGVAWLALWSARWLLIAVAAVLLGLAVGRLWSIVLPVALALVIASVLERPARLLERKLHLPPALAAAAVLVGGLGIVVGIGFAIAPAVSGQVDDIVSDASSGLQQVQDWVQEQEFVSRDQVDSAIQAVQDRLKNSGGDIASGVLTGVGAATSATVTFVITMILTFLFLKDGRRFLPWVERLAGDPVGGHLAEVSRRAWTTLGGYIRTQAIVSAVDAVLIGIALVVVGVPLAIPLAILTFVGGFVPIVGAFVVGALAVLVALVSGGPTDALIILVVIVAVQQLEGNVLSPWLQAKSMQLHAAVVLLSVTLGSTLFGITGAFLAVPVVATAAVVLRYLDELVARRTGEEPRDAPTDADADADDRKDPEGQSAARPTT; this is encoded by the coding sequence ATGGCCCCCACGCCCGAGCCCCGGCCCGACACCGCCCCGAGGACACCCGGAACGCCCCCGCCCCGCCGCCCCGAGGTCATCGGGAACGGCGTCGCCTGGCTGGCGCTGTGGAGCGCCCGCTGGCTCCTCATCGCCGTCGCGGCGGTGCTGCTGGGCCTGGCCGTCGGCCGGCTCTGGAGCATCGTGCTGCCCGTGGCGCTCGCCCTGGTGATCGCCTCGGTCCTCGAGCGGCCCGCGCGCCTGCTCGAGCGCAAGCTGCACCTGCCCCCGGCCCTGGCGGCCGCGGCCGTCCTGGTGGGCGGCCTGGGCATCGTGGTCGGCATCGGCTTCGCGATCGCACCCGCGGTCAGCGGCCAGGTCGACGACATCGTCAGCGACGCGTCCTCGGGCCTGCAGCAGGTGCAGGACTGGGTGCAGGAGCAGGAGTTCGTGTCGCGCGACCAGGTGGACTCGGCGATCCAGGCCGTCCAGGACCGCCTCAAGAACAGCGGCGGCGACATCGCGTCGGGGGTCCTGACCGGGGTCGGGGCGGCCACGTCGGCGACCGTCACGTTCGTCATCACCATGATCCTCACCTTCCTGTTCCTCAAGGACGGCCGGCGGTTCCTGCCGTGGGTCGAGCGCCTGGCCGGCGACCCGGTCGGCGGCCACCTGGCCGAGGTCTCCCGGCGCGCCTGGACGACGCTCGGCGGCTACATCCGCACCCAGGCGATCGTCAGCGCGGTCGACGCGGTCCTGATCGGCATCGCGCTGGTCGTCGTGGGCGTCCCCCTGGCGATCCCCCTGGCCATCCTCACGTTCGTCGGCGGGTTCGTGCCGATCGTGGGCGCCTTCGTCGTGGGCGCGCTGGCGGTGCTGGTGGCGCTGGTGTCGGGCGGACCGACCGACGCCCTGATCATCCTCGTGGTGATCGTCGCCGTGCAGCAGCTCGAGGGCAACGTGCTCTCCCCGTGGCTCCAGGCCAAGAGCATGCAGCTGCACGCCGCCGTCGTCCTGCTGTCGGTCACCCTGGGCTCCACCCTGTTCGGCATCACCGGTGCGTTCCTCGCGGTGCCGGTCGTGGCCACGGCCGCCGTGGTGCTGCGCTACCTCGACGAGCTCGTCGCCCGGCGCACCGGCGAGGAGCCGCGGGACGCCCCGACCGACGCCGACGCCGACGCCGACGACAGGAAGGATCCCGAGGGTCAGTCGGCGGCGAGGCCCACGACGTAG
- a CDS encoding TetR/AcrR family transcriptional regulator — protein MADQTSGEAGGEVVRPRRGRPGHDQPAVLAAAIDLFNRKGYDATSIGDIAEALGVTKSAVYHHVASKEQLLAEALDEALVELEATVAHAVGADGSAYERLRGVVRRSVEVLVEHQPAVTLLLRVHGNSETERDALRRRRAIDTQLAALVRRATEEGALRGDLDPDLVSRLLFGMVNSLVEWFRSTGPVSPEQLAAAVAAISFEGLTAP, from the coding sequence GTGGCTGACCAGACGAGCGGCGAGGCGGGCGGCGAGGTGGTGAGGCCGCGGCGGGGCCGGCCCGGGCACGACCAGCCCGCCGTGCTGGCCGCGGCGATCGACCTGTTCAACCGCAAGGGCTACGACGCCACCAGCATCGGCGACATCGCCGAGGCGCTCGGCGTCACGAAGTCCGCGGTCTACCACCACGTCGCCAGCAAGGAGCAGCTGCTGGCCGAGGCCCTCGACGAGGCGCTCGTCGAGCTCGAGGCCACCGTCGCGCACGCGGTCGGTGCCGACGGCTCGGCCTACGAGCGCTTGCGGGGCGTCGTACGACGCAGCGTCGAGGTGCTCGTCGAGCACCAGCCGGCGGTGACGCTGCTGCTCCGGGTGCACGGCAACAGCGAGACCGAGCGCGACGCGCTGCGCCGGCGCCGCGCCATCGACACCCAGCTCGCCGCCCTGGTGCGGCGGGCCACCGAGGAGGGAGCGCTGCGCGGCGACCTCGACCCCGACCTGGTCAGTCGGCTGCTCTTCGGGATGGTCAACTCGCTGGTCGAGTGGTTCCGCAGCACCGGCCCGGTCTCGCCCGAGCAGCTCGCCGCGGCGGTCGCCGCGATCTCGTTCGAGGGCCTGACGGCCCCCTAA
- the paaK gene encoding phenylacetate--CoA ligase PaaK translates to MPDLPDLSPRPGDLEPIETASVDELRALQTERLRWSVRHAYDHVAHYRAAWDSVGVHPDDVRELADLARLPFTAKADLRDNYPFGMFAVPREDVVRVHASSGTTGKPTVVGYTKDDIDTWATVVARSIRAAGGRRGHVLHNAYGYGLFTGGLGAHYGAERLGCTVVPVSGGMTERQVQLILDFRPDLIMVTPSYMLSIVDELERQGVDPRSTSLQVGIFGAEPWTNDMRREMEQRLDMHAVDIYGLSEVIGPGVASECVETKDGLTVWEDHFYPEVIDPVTGDVLPDGEEGELVLTSLTKQAMPIIRYRTRDLTRLLPGTARTMRRIEKITGRTDDMIILRGVNLFPTQIEELILQTPALSPHFQCVLGRDGNLDHLTVRVERRESTALDAAHEAGSLLQRLVKNSIGVSVAVDVRDPGGIERSVGKMRRIVDQRPPR, encoded by the coding sequence ATGCCTGACCTGCCCGACCTCAGCCCCCGCCCCGGCGACCTCGAGCCCATCGAGACGGCCTCGGTCGACGAGCTGCGCGCGCTGCAGACCGAGCGGCTGCGGTGGTCGGTGCGTCACGCCTACGACCACGTCGCCCACTACCGGGCGGCCTGGGACTCGGTCGGGGTCCACCCCGACGACGTCCGGGAGCTCGCCGACCTGGCCCGGCTGCCGTTCACGGCCAAGGCCGACCTGCGCGACAACTACCCGTTCGGCATGTTCGCGGTGCCGCGCGAGGACGTCGTCCGCGTGCACGCCTCGTCCGGTACGACGGGCAAGCCGACGGTCGTCGGCTACACGAAGGACGACATCGACACGTGGGCGACGGTCGTGGCTCGCAGCATCCGCGCAGCGGGCGGCCGTCGCGGCCACGTGCTGCACAACGCCTACGGCTACGGGCTGTTCACCGGTGGCCTGGGCGCCCACTACGGAGCCGAGCGGCTCGGCTGCACCGTCGTCCCTGTCTCCGGCGGGATGACCGAGCGCCAGGTGCAGCTGATCCTCGACTTCCGGCCCGACCTGATCATGGTCACGCCCTCCTACATGCTCTCGATCGTCGACGAGCTCGAGCGCCAGGGCGTCGACCCGCGCTCGACCTCGCTGCAGGTCGGCATCTTCGGCGCGGAGCCGTGGACCAACGACATGCGCCGCGAGATGGAGCAGCGCCTCGACATGCACGCCGTCGACATCTACGGGCTGTCCGAGGTCATCGGGCCCGGCGTCGCGAGCGAGTGCGTCGAGACCAAGGACGGCCTGACGGTCTGGGAGGACCACTTCTATCCCGAGGTGATCGACCCCGTGACCGGCGACGTGCTGCCCGACGGCGAGGAGGGCGAGCTGGTGCTGACCTCACTGACCAAGCAGGCCATGCCGATCATCCGCTACCGCACCCGCGACCTGACCCGGCTGCTGCCCGGCACCGCGCGCACCATGCGGCGGATCGAGAAGATCACCGGCCGCACCGACGACATGATCATCCTGCGCGGGGTCAACCTGTTCCCGACCCAGATCGAGGAGCTCATCCTGCAGACGCCTGCCCTGTCGCCGCACTTCCAGTGCGTGCTGGGCCGCGACGGCAACCTCGACCATCTCACCGTCCGGGTCGAACGTCGCGAGAGCACTGCTCTCGACGCGGCCCACGAGGCCGGCTCGCTCCTGCAGCGGCTGGTCAAGAACTCGATCGGCGTCAGCGTCGCCGTCGACGTCCGCGACCCGGGCGGCATCGAGCGGTCCGTCGGCAAGATGCGCCGCATCGTCGACCAGCGCCCGCCCCGGTAG
- the paaE gene encoding 1,2-phenylacetyl-CoA epoxidase subunit PaaE yields the protein MVAPARAAFHPLRVREVESLTDDAAAVTFEVPDDLAEAFAFVPGQSLTLRKVVDGVEHRRQYSISAPAGGPPRVGVREIPDGLFSRWLVRDVRAGDEIEVQVPTGRFCPDPAVLQGGRHLCVAAGSGITPMLSVAASVLGAGGHVTLLYGNRTSGSVMFAEELADLKNRFGPQLQLVHVLSREPRDVELFSGRLDEVRLRRLLTTVAPVASYDHVWLCGPHAMIEDARVVLGDLDVPADRVHFELFYVDAPPPELTRVDAEVSGETVAVTIVLDGLSTTAPLPVTQSVLDGASAMRSDLPFACKGGVCGTCRAKVTDGEVDLRRNYALEPAEVDAGFVLTCQSFPLGDAVTVDFDA from the coding sequence ATGGTCGCGCCCGCCCGAGCCGCCTTCCACCCGCTGCGGGTCCGCGAGGTCGAGTCGCTCACCGACGACGCCGCCGCGGTCACCTTCGAGGTGCCCGACGACCTGGCGGAGGCGTTCGCCTTCGTGCCCGGTCAGTCCCTGACCCTGCGCAAGGTCGTCGACGGGGTCGAGCACCGCCGCCAGTACTCCATCAGCGCCCCTGCCGGCGGCCCGCCGCGGGTCGGGGTGCGCGAGATCCCCGACGGCCTGTTCAGCCGCTGGCTGGTGCGCGACGTCCGCGCCGGCGACGAGATCGAGGTGCAGGTGCCGACCGGCCGGTTCTGCCCGGACCCGGCGGTCCTGCAGGGCGGCCGTCACCTCTGCGTCGCGGCCGGGTCGGGCATCACCCCGATGCTCTCGGTGGCCGCCAGCGTGCTGGGGGCCGGCGGCCACGTGACGCTGCTCTACGGCAACCGCACCAGCGGGTCGGTGATGTTCGCCGAGGAGCTCGCTGACCTCAAGAACCGCTTCGGGCCGCAGCTGCAGCTGGTGCACGTGCTCAGTCGTGAGCCGCGCGACGTCGAGCTCTTCAGCGGCCGCCTCGACGAGGTGCGGCTGCGGCGGCTGCTCACCACCGTCGCGCCGGTGGCGTCGTACGACCACGTCTGGCTGTGCGGCCCGCACGCCATGATCGAGGACGCCCGCGTCGTGCTCGGCGACCTCGACGTCCCCGCCGACCGGGTCCACTTCGAGCTGTTCTACGTCGACGCCCCGCCGCCCGAGCTCACCCGGGTCGACGCCGAGGTGAGCGGCGAGACCGTCGCGGTGACGATCGTGCTCGACGGGCTGTCGACCACCGCCCCGCTGCCGGTCACCCAGTCCGTCCTCGACGGTGCGAGCGCGATGCGATCCGACCTGCCGTTCGCCTGCAAGGGCGGCGTCTGCGGCACCTGCCGGGCCAAGGTCACCGACGGTGAGGTCGACCTGCGCCGCAACTACGCCCTCGAGCCGGCTGAGGTCGACGCCGGGTTCGTGCTCACCTGCCAGTCCTTCCCGCTGGGCGACGCCGTGACGGTCGACTTCGATGCCTGA
- the paaD gene encoding 1,2-phenylacetyl-CoA epoxidase subunit PaaD, protein MWTGAGAPRTSTDVWELACSVTDPEMPMLTLEDLGVLRDVREEADGVVVTITPTYSGCPAMATMRDDLVHRLRDAGHAARVEVALTPAWSSDWITERGRQALRDHGLSAPGPAPAVTGPVLLDLFPTRRAIACPRCGSDAVSLTSEFGATACKALYRCTDCLEPFEHVKEI, encoded by the coding sequence GTGTGGACCGGCGCCGGGGCGCCTCGCACCTCGACCGACGTGTGGGAGCTCGCGTGCTCCGTCACGGACCCGGAGATGCCGATGCTCACGCTCGAGGACCTCGGGGTGCTGCGCGACGTCCGCGAGGAGGCCGACGGCGTCGTCGTGACGATCACGCCGACCTACTCCGGCTGTCCGGCGATGGCGACCATGCGCGACGACCTGGTGCACCGGCTGCGCGACGCGGGCCACGCCGCCCGGGTCGAGGTGGCGCTGACGCCGGCCTGGTCGAGCGACTGGATCACCGAGCGCGGCCGTCAGGCCCTGCGCGACCACGGGCTGTCGGCCCCCGGACCCGCGCCGGCCGTCACCGGACCCGTGCTGCTCGACCTGTTCCCGACCCGACGGGCGATCGCCTGTCCCCGCTGCGGATCGGACGCGGTCAGCCTGACCTCGGAGTTCGGGGCCACGGCCTGCAAGGCGCTCTACCGCTGCACCGACTGTCTCGAGCCGTTCGAGCACGTGAAGGAGATCTGA
- the paaC gene encoding 1,2-phenylacetyl-CoA epoxidase subunit PaaC, translating to MDSPYDGLLEHHDVVGDDSQWAFGTDFEDPLAGVDTTVPAGLDAAELAAYCLMLGDDALVLSHRLSEWCSNAPDLEEDIALANCALDLLGQARLLLARAAAADPSVVPVLPEGSPVPAEDALAFFREAVAFRCHRMVEVDNGDFAQTMVRLLLFSTVRLAAFEQLSTHADPVLSAIAVKGVKELSYHRDYAARWFVTLAQGTEESARRLAAGLDALWPLYAELAAAYEAGPAADVVLDQVLAVAGVERPDRPPRAGTGHTEALSRLLAEMQVVARAHPRGQW from the coding sequence ATGGACAGTCCGTACGACGGCCTGCTCGAGCACCACGACGTCGTCGGCGACGACTCGCAGTGGGCGTTCGGGACCGACTTCGAGGACCCGCTCGCCGGGGTCGACACCACGGTGCCCGCAGGCCTCGACGCGGCCGAGCTGGCGGCGTACTGCCTGATGCTCGGTGACGACGCGCTCGTGCTGTCGCACCGGCTCAGCGAGTGGTGCAGCAACGCGCCCGACCTCGAGGAGGACATCGCGCTGGCCAACTGCGCGCTCGACCTGCTCGGTCAGGCGCGGCTGCTGCTGGCCCGGGCGGCGGCGGCCGACCCGTCCGTCGTACCCGTCCTGCCCGAGGGGTCGCCGGTCCCGGCCGAGGACGCGTTGGCGTTCTTCCGCGAGGCGGTCGCGTTCCGGTGCCACCGGATGGTCGAGGTCGACAACGGCGACTTCGCGCAGACGATGGTCCGGCTGCTGCTCTTCTCGACGGTCCGGCTGGCGGCGTTCGAGCAGCTCAGCACGCACGCCGACCCGGTGCTGTCCGCGATCGCGGTCAAGGGCGTCAAGGAGCTCAGCTACCACCGCGACTACGCCGCGCGCTGGTTCGTCACCCTGGCGCAGGGCACCGAGGAGTCCGCGCGTCGCCTGGCGGCCGGGCTCGACGCGCTCTGGCCGCTGTACGCCGAGCTGGCGGCAGCCTACGAGGCCGGCCCGGCCGCCGACGTGGTGCTCGACCAGGTCCTCGCCGTGGCCGGGGTCGAGCGTCCGGACCGCCCCCCGCGGGCCGGGACCGGCCACACCGAGGCGCTCTCGCGGCTGCTCGCCGAGATGCAGGTCGTCGCCCGGGCGCATCCGCGGGGACAGTGGTGA
- the paaB gene encoding 1,2-phenylacetyl-CoA epoxidase subunit PaaB, with protein MSAGEFAASGGHGAVPLTGVPASQPGHSKEREWPLYEVFVRGKRGLNHVHVGSLHAADDEMAVRHARDVYTRRNEGVSIWVVRADAVTASSPDEKDPLFAPAGDKVYRHPTFYAIPDDVPHM; from the coding sequence GTGAGCGCGGGCGAGTTCGCCGCATCCGGTGGCCACGGCGCGGTGCCGCTGACCGGGGTGCCGGCGTCCCAACCGGGTCACAGCAAGGAGCGGGAGTGGCCGCTCTACGAGGTGTTCGTGCGCGGCAAGCGCGGCCTCAACCACGTGCACGTCGGCTCGCTGCACGCCGCCGACGACGAGATGGCGGTCCGGCACGCGCGCGACGTCTACACGCGCCGCAACGAGGGCGTGTCGATCTGGGTCGTGCGCGCCGACGCGGTCACCGCCTCGAGCCCCGACGAGAAGGACCCGCTCTTCGCGCCCGCCGGCGACAAGGTCTACCGGCACCCGACCTTCTACGCCATCCCCGACGACGTCCCCCACATGTGA
- the paaA gene encoding 1,2-phenylacetyl-CoA epoxidase subunit PaaA, translated as MTTTESETEAGGDTDLQAQFEATIARHDRIEPRDWMPDAYRRTVVRQVAQHAHSEIIGMQPEGAWITRAPSLRRKAILLAKVQDEAGHGLYLYSAAETLGVSRQELTEMLIEGRQKYSSIFNYPTLSYADVGTIGWLVDGAAICNQVPLCRTSYGPYGRAMIRVCKEESFHQRQGFELLMTMMRGTDEQRAMVQESVDRFWWPALMMFGPPDDDSPNTEQSMAWGIKRNTNDDLRQRFVDMSVPQAEVLGVTFPDPELRWNAERGHHDFGTPDWDEFMAVVKGNGPCNAQRIAHRQRAHEDGAWVREAASAFADKQRGLEVSA; from the coding sequence GTGACCACCACCGAGAGCGAGACCGAAGCCGGGGGCGACACGGACCTGCAGGCTCAGTTCGAGGCGACCATCGCGCGCCACGACCGGATCGAGCCGCGCGACTGGATGCCCGACGCCTACCGCCGTACGGTCGTGCGCCAGGTCGCCCAGCACGCCCACTCCGAGATCATCGGCATGCAGCCGGAGGGCGCTTGGATCACCCGGGCCCCGTCGCTGCGGCGCAAGGCGATCCTGCTGGCCAAGGTGCAGGACGAGGCCGGTCACGGGCTCTACCTCTACTCCGCCGCCGAGACGCTCGGCGTGTCGCGCCAGGAGCTCACCGAGATGCTCATCGAGGGCCGGCAGAAGTACTCCTCGATCTTCAACTACCCCACGTTGTCGTACGCCGACGTCGGCACCATCGGCTGGCTCGTCGACGGCGCCGCGATCTGCAACCAGGTGCCGCTGTGCCGCACCTCCTACGGTCCCTACGGCCGCGCGATGATCCGCGTCTGCAAGGAGGAGTCCTTCCACCAGCGCCAGGGCTTCGAGCTGCTGATGACGATGATGCGCGGCACCGACGAGCAGCGCGCGATGGTGCAGGAGTCGGTCGACCGGTTCTGGTGGCCGGCGCTGATGATGTTCGGTCCGCCCGACGACGACTCGCCCAACACCGAGCAGTCCATGGCCTGGGGCATCAAGCGCAACACCAACGACGACCTGCGTCAGCGCTTCGTCGACATGAGCGTGCCGCAGGCCGAGGTGCTCGGCGTGACCTTCCCCGACCCCGAGCTGCGCTGGAACGCCGAGCGCGGCCACCACGACTTCGGCACCCCCGACTGGGACGAGTTCATGGCGGTGGTCAAGGGCAACGGCCCCTGCAACGCCCAGCGGATCGCCCACCGGCAGCGCGCCCACGAGGACGGTGCGTGGGTGCGTGAGGCCGCGTCGGCCTTCGCTGACAAGCAGCGTGGTCTCGAGGTGTCGGCGTGA
- the paaZ gene encoding phenylacetic acid degradation bifunctional protein PaaZ produces the protein MTALLESYASGRWFCADDDGQPVRDAVTGEEVARVSAAGLDLGAMVAHGRTVGVAALAPLTFHERAGLLKAVAKHLTDHKDELYELSFRTGATRRDSAVDIDGGIGTVFSIASKGTRELPNDTVHLDGGLERLGREGTFVGQHVWTSRPGVAVQVNAFNFPVWGFLEKLAPAFLAGSPTIVKPAAQTAYLTELVVRRIIESGLLPEGSLQLLCGSPAGLLDELTVQDRVAFTGSAHTAGLLRNHTQVLHGGVELTVEADSLNCSILGPDVSADDPELDLFVKAVVAEMTVKAGQKCTAIRRVLVPRALAGTVTDAIAARLATITVGDPRSTDVRMGALVSLEQRDEVRKAIQSLRASAEIVFGDPDHVDLVDADAERGAFLSPVLLRAADGAVEPHDVEPFGPVSTVVAYDGVDDAIALAARGKGSLVGSLVTHDPDVARRVVLGAAPWHGRILVLDRDDAREAAAAGGHGSPLPVLAHGGPGRAGGGEELGGIRGVLHHLQRTAIQASPDMLTAITGRWTTGAQRTEDPDGTHPFRKSLATLRVGDTIASASRRVTRADIDHFAEFTGDTFYAHTDPEAAAANPLFGGIVAHGYLVVSLAAGLFVDPDPGPVLANFGVDHLRFLTPVKADDTIAVTLTVKQITPRTSADYGEVRWDAVVTNADDEPVATYDVLTLVAKQWPA, from the coding sequence GTGACCGCACTGCTGGAGAGCTACGCGTCAGGACGCTGGTTCTGCGCCGACGACGACGGGCAGCCGGTGCGCGACGCGGTCACCGGCGAGGAGGTCGCCCGGGTCAGCGCCGCCGGCCTCGACCTCGGGGCGATGGTCGCCCACGGCCGGACCGTGGGCGTCGCCGCGCTGGCCCCGCTCACGTTCCACGAGCGCGCCGGGCTGCTCAAGGCGGTGGCCAAGCACCTCACCGACCACAAGGACGAGCTCTACGAGCTGTCCTTCCGCACCGGCGCGACGCGCCGGGACTCGGCGGTCGACATCGACGGCGGCATCGGCACGGTCTTCTCCATCGCGAGCAAGGGCACCCGCGAGCTGCCCAACGACACGGTCCACCTCGACGGCGGGCTCGAGCGACTGGGCCGCGAGGGCACGTTCGTGGGCCAGCACGTGTGGACCAGCCGGCCCGGCGTGGCCGTGCAGGTCAACGCGTTCAACTTCCCGGTCTGGGGCTTCCTCGAGAAGCTCGCGCCCGCGTTCCTCGCCGGATCCCCGACGATCGTCAAGCCCGCCGCGCAGACCGCCTACCTCACCGAGCTCGTCGTACGCCGGATCATCGAGTCGGGCCTGCTGCCGGAGGGCTCGCTGCAGCTGCTGTGCGGCAGCCCCGCCGGCCTGCTCGACGAGCTCACGGTCCAGGACCGGGTCGCGTTCACCGGCTCGGCCCACACCGCCGGGCTGCTGCGCAACCACACGCAGGTCCTGCACGGCGGCGTCGAGCTGACCGTCGAGGCCGACTCGCTCAACTGCTCGATCCTCGGCCCCGACGTCAGCGCCGACGACCCCGAGCTCGACCTGTTCGTCAAGGCCGTCGTGGCCGAGATGACCGTCAAGGCCGGCCAGAAGTGCACCGCGATCCGCCGGGTGCTGGTGCCCCGCGCCCTGGCCGGCACCGTCACCGACGCGATCGCCGCACGGCTCGCCACCATCACCGTCGGCGACCCGCGCTCGACCGACGTCCGGATGGGCGCCCTGGTCAGCCTCGAGCAGCGCGACGAGGTCCGCAAGGCGATCCAGTCGCTGCGCGCCTCGGCCGAGATCGTCTTCGGCGATCCCGACCACGTCGACCTGGTCGACGCCGACGCCGAGCGCGGCGCGTTCCTCTCCCCCGTGCTGCTGCGCGCCGCCGACGGCGCGGTCGAGCCGCACGACGTCGAGCCGTTCGGCCCGGTGTCCACCGTCGTCGCCTACGACGGCGTCGACGACGCGATCGCGCTGGCCGCCCGCGGCAAGGGCAGCCTCGTCGGGTCGCTGGTCACCCACGACCCCGACGTAGCGCGCCGGGTCGTGCTCGGCGCGGCGCCCTGGCACGGACGCATCCTGGTGCTCGACCGCGACGACGCGCGGGAGGCCGCGGCTGCCGGTGGCCACGGCTCCCCCCTGCCCGTGCTGGCGCACGGCGGTCCCGGTCGGGCCGGCGGCGGCGAGGAGCTCGGCGGCATCCGCGGTGTCCTGCACCACCTGCAGCGCACGGCGATCCAGGCCTCGCCCGACATGCTCACCGCGATCACCGGTCGCTGGACCACCGGCGCGCAGCGCACCGAGGACCCCGACGGCACCCACCCGTTCCGCAAGAGCCTGGCCACCCTGCGGGTCGGCGACACCATCGCCTCCGCGTCGCGCCGGGTCACCCGCGCCGACATCGACCACTTCGCCGAGTTCACCGGCGACACCTTCTACGCCCACACCGACCCCGAGGCCGCGGCTGCCAACCCGCTCTTCGGCGGCATCGTCGCCCATGGCTACCTCGTGGTCTCGCTGGCCGCGGGCCTGTTCGTCGACCCCGACCCCGGCCCGGTGCTGGCCAACTTCGGCGTCGACCACCTGCGCTTCCTCACGCCGGTCAAGGCCGACGACACCATCGCCGTCACCCTGACCGTCAAGCAGATCACCCCGCGCACCTCCGCCGACTACGGCGAGGTCCGCTGGGACGCCGTCGTCACCAACGCCGACGACGAGCCCGTCGCGACCTACGACGTGCTCACCCTGGTCGCCAAGCAGTGGCCCGCCTGA
- a CDS encoding methylenetetrahydrofolate reductase C-terminal domain-containing protein: MTEADVATCPKHMTFGPCGGVRDDGSCEMRAHPCPFALTAEPVAWTDPPRSEPPPSSGLLAALATGRAVITDLSLPPYDAEAVAAMTRLLADSCDAFLVGEHQSRPDFPPVLMAQLIRGAGGVPWLTLACRDRNRVVLEQEVTGLRLAGVDGVLCVTGDGRAPGVRDGVTQVFDLDGTELAALAAAAGLAVAVPESPDAFPRELRPGRLVEKQRAGAHVAFLNHVGSPARVATYVARARDLGLTIPVVAGVAVYTDERSARVLQSFPGLQLDDARVERVLAAPDTRAAGIEAAVEEARALLAIDGVAGVDLSGRGSSRGEFHEAEVKAEIGYRLRDAS, encoded by the coding sequence ATGACCGAGGCCGACGTCGCGACCTGCCCCAAGCACATGACCTTCGGGCCGTGCGGCGGGGTTCGCGACGACGGCAGCTGCGAGATGCGGGCCCATCCCTGCCCCTTCGCGCTGACCGCGGAGCCGGTCGCCTGGACCGACCCGCCACGGTCCGAGCCGCCACCGTCGTCCGGCCTCCTGGCCGCGCTCGCGACCGGCCGCGCCGTGATCACCGACCTCTCGCTGCCGCCGTACGACGCCGAGGCGGTCGCGGCGATGACCCGCCTGCTGGCCGACTCGTGCGACGCGTTCCTGGTGGGCGAGCACCAGAGCCGGCCCGACTTCCCCCCGGTGCTGATGGCCCAGCTGATCCGCGGCGCCGGCGGCGTCCCGTGGCTGACCCTGGCCTGCCGCGACCGCAACCGGGTCGTGCTCGAGCAGGAGGTGACCGGGCTGCGGCTGGCCGGCGTCGACGGCGTCCTGTGCGTCACCGGTGACGGCCGGGCCCCGGGTGTGCGCGACGGCGTCACCCAGGTCTTCGACCTCGACGGCACCGAGCTGGCCGCCCTGGCCGCCGCGGCCGGGCTCGCGGTCGCCGTGCCCGAGTCGCCCGACGCCTTTCCGCGCGAGCTGCGACCGGGCCGGCTGGTCGAGAAGCAGCGGGCCGGCGCCCACGTCGCGTTCCTCAACCACGTCGGGAGCCCGGCCCGGGTCGCGACGTACGTCGCCCGCGCGCGCGACCTGGGGCTGACCATCCCCGTCGTGGCCGGGGTCGCGGTCTACACCGACGAGCGCTCGGCCCGGGTGCTGCAGAGCTTCCCGGGACTCCAGCTCGACGACGCCCGGGTCGAGCGGGTCCTGGCCGCACCCGACACCCGCGCGGCCGGCATCGAGGCGGCCGTCGAGGAGGCCCGTGCCCTGCTGGCGATCGACGGGGTGGCCGGGGTCGATCTGTCGGGCCGGGGCAGCTCCCGCGGTGAGTTCCACGAGGCGGAGGTGAAGGCCGAAATCGGGTACCGGCTCCGCGATGCCTCCTGA